A region from the Leguminivora glycinivorella isolate SPB_JAAS2020 chromosome 3, LegGlyc_1.1, whole genome shotgun sequence genome encodes:
- the LOC125242746 gene encoding protein FAM76A isoform X2, producing the protein MSSTASTPMFACSRCFSRHPFEELSPGEQLCKECRGSFPVVKCTYCRSEFQQTSKSNTSSICKKCEANVKAYGKPSACEYCNIIAAFIGNKCQRCANSERKYGPAVTCEQCKQRCAFDRHDDSKKVDGKLLCWLCTQSLKRALARTKQHLSSVDKHKHRGHKSKSSHKEKRKSDMMKSMNTSDSSLNDSQPLEKKSKMNPMQGNRVDPNSSDHVVAMTQLKETIASLQKKVQQKDNELLAKDKLITELKAQHHNNTTDIRNEMKNKERLNETKFNLMNSKIQNLLKEVATLSKSAKKNNKNTKTALNTENSGSGTDSPSTN; encoded by the exons ATGAGTTCTACAGCTTCCACCCCCATGTTTGCTTGCTCTCGCTGTTTCTCGAGACATCCTTTTGAAGAACTGTCTCCAGGAGAACAGCTCTGCAAG GAATGTCGCGGATCTTTCCCTGTCGTCAAGTGTACGTATTGCCGGTCGGAGTTTCAACAAACAAG taAATCAAACACCTCTTCTATATGCAAGAAATGTGAAGCTAACGTCAAGGCCTATGGGAAACCCTCGGCTTGTGAATACTGCAACATTATAGCTGCCTTCATTG GCAATAAATGTCAGCGTTGTGCAAATTCCGAACGCAAGTATGGCCCAGCGGTCACTTGCGAGCAATGCAAGCAACGCTGCGCCTTTGACCGCCATGACGATAGTAAAAAG GTTGACGGCAAGCTGTTGTGTTGGCTCTGTACCCAGTCTCTCAAGCGGGCATTGGCACGGACCAAACAGCATCTTTCTTCGGTGGATAAACACAAGCATAGGGGACACAA ATCAAAAAGCAGCCACAAGGAGAAGCGTAAATCGGACATGATGAAGTCCATGAACACCTCTGACTCCTCCCTGAATGACTCGCAGCCGCTCGAGAAGAAATCCAAGATGAACCCCATGCAAGGTAACCGAG TGGACCCGAACAGTTCCGACCACGTGGTGGCGATGACGCAGCTCAAGGAGACCATCGCCAGCTTGCAGAAGAAAGTGCAGCAGAAGGACAACGAGCTGCTGGCTAAGGATAAACTG atAACTGAGCTAAAGGCGCAGCACCACAACAACACAACAGACATCCGAAACGAGATGAAAAACAAGGAACGCCTCAACGAGACCAAGTTCAACCTCATGAACAGCAAGATCCAGAACCTTCTGAAAGAGGTCGCCACGCTCAGCAAGTCCGCGAAGAAGAACAATAAGAACACGAAAACTGCGCTCAATACTGAGAACAGCGGTAGCGGCACGGACAGCCCGAGCACCAATTAG
- the LOC125242746 gene encoding protein FAM76A isoform X3, protein MSSTASTPMFACSRCFSRHPFEELSPGEQLCKECRGSFPVVKCTYCRSEFQQTSKSNTSSICKKCEANVKAYGKPSACEYCNIIAAFIGNKCQRCANSERKYGPAVTCEQCKQRCAFDRHDDSKKVDGKLLCWLCTQSLKRALARTKQHLSSVDKHKHRGHKSKSSHKEKRKSDMMKSMNTSDSSLNDSQPLEKKSKMNPMQGEVDPNSSDHVVAMTQLKETIASLQKKVQQKDNELLAKDKLITELKAQHHNNTTDIRNEMKNKERLNETKFNLMNSKIQNLLKEVATLSKSAKKNNKNTKTALNTENSGSGTDSPSTN, encoded by the exons ATGAGTTCTACAGCTTCCACCCCCATGTTTGCTTGCTCTCGCTGTTTCTCGAGACATCCTTTTGAAGAACTGTCTCCAGGAGAACAGCTCTGCAAG GAATGTCGCGGATCTTTCCCTGTCGTCAAGTGTACGTATTGCCGGTCGGAGTTTCAACAAACAAG taAATCAAACACCTCTTCTATATGCAAGAAATGTGAAGCTAACGTCAAGGCCTATGGGAAACCCTCGGCTTGTGAATACTGCAACATTATAGCTGCCTTCATTG GCAATAAATGTCAGCGTTGTGCAAATTCCGAACGCAAGTATGGCCCAGCGGTCACTTGCGAGCAATGCAAGCAACGCTGCGCCTTTGACCGCCATGACGATAGTAAAAAG GTTGACGGCAAGCTGTTGTGTTGGCTCTGTACCCAGTCTCTCAAGCGGGCATTGGCACGGACCAAACAGCATCTTTCTTCGGTGGATAAACACAAGCATAGGGGACACAA ATCAAAAAGCAGCCACAAGGAGAAGCGTAAATCGGACATGATGAAGTCCATGAACACCTCTGACTCCTCCCTGAATGACTCGCAGCCGCTCGAGAAGAAATCCAAGATGAACCCCATGCAAG GTGAAGTGGACCCGAACAGTTCCGACCACGTGGTGGCGATGACGCAGCTCAAGGAGACCATCGCCAGCTTGCAGAAGAAAGTGCAGCAGAAGGACAACGAGCTGCTGGCTAAGGATAAACTG atAACTGAGCTAAAGGCGCAGCACCACAACAACACAACAGACATCCGAAACGAGATGAAAAACAAGGAACGCCTCAACGAGACCAAGTTCAACCTCATGAACAGCAAGATCCAGAACCTTCTGAAAGAGGTCGCCACGCTCAGCAAGTCCGCGAAGAAGAACAATAAGAACACGAAAACTGCGCTCAATACTGAGAACAGCGGTAGCGGCACGGACAGCCCGAGCACCAATTAG
- the LOC125242746 gene encoding protein FAM76A isoform X1 — protein sequence MSSTASTPMFACSRCFSRHPFEELSPGEQLCKECRGSFPVVKCTYCRSEFQQTSKSNTSSICKKCEANVKAYGKPSACEYCNIIAAFIGNKCQRCANSERKYGPAVTCEQCKQRCAFDRHDDSKKVDGKLLCWLCTQSLKRALARTKQHLSSVDKHKHRGHKSKSSHKEKRKSDMMKSMNTSDSSLNDSQPLEKKSKMNPMQGNRGEVDPNSSDHVVAMTQLKETIASLQKKVQQKDNELLAKDKLITELKAQHHNNTTDIRNEMKNKERLNETKFNLMNSKIQNLLKEVATLSKSAKKNNKNTKTALNTENSGSGTDSPSTN from the exons ATGAGTTCTACAGCTTCCACCCCCATGTTTGCTTGCTCTCGCTGTTTCTCGAGACATCCTTTTGAAGAACTGTCTCCAGGAGAACAGCTCTGCAAG GAATGTCGCGGATCTTTCCCTGTCGTCAAGTGTACGTATTGCCGGTCGGAGTTTCAACAAACAAG taAATCAAACACCTCTTCTATATGCAAGAAATGTGAAGCTAACGTCAAGGCCTATGGGAAACCCTCGGCTTGTGAATACTGCAACATTATAGCTGCCTTCATTG GCAATAAATGTCAGCGTTGTGCAAATTCCGAACGCAAGTATGGCCCAGCGGTCACTTGCGAGCAATGCAAGCAACGCTGCGCCTTTGACCGCCATGACGATAGTAAAAAG GTTGACGGCAAGCTGTTGTGTTGGCTCTGTACCCAGTCTCTCAAGCGGGCATTGGCACGGACCAAACAGCATCTTTCTTCGGTGGATAAACACAAGCATAGGGGACACAA ATCAAAAAGCAGCCACAAGGAGAAGCGTAAATCGGACATGATGAAGTCCATGAACACCTCTGACTCCTCCCTGAATGACTCGCAGCCGCTCGAGAAGAAATCCAAGATGAACCCCATGCAAGGTAACCGAG GTGAAGTGGACCCGAACAGTTCCGACCACGTGGTGGCGATGACGCAGCTCAAGGAGACCATCGCCAGCTTGCAGAAGAAAGTGCAGCAGAAGGACAACGAGCTGCTGGCTAAGGATAAACTG atAACTGAGCTAAAGGCGCAGCACCACAACAACACAACAGACATCCGAAACGAGATGAAAAACAAGGAACGCCTCAACGAGACCAAGTTCAACCTCATGAACAGCAAGATCCAGAACCTTCTGAAAGAGGTCGCCACGCTCAGCAAGTCCGCGAAGAAGAACAATAAGAACACGAAAACTGCGCTCAATACTGAGAACAGCGGTAGCGGCACGGACAGCCCGAGCACCAATTAG